AAGGGGCCTGACGCTTTGTGTTTTGACAGAGAGGTGTTCATGAAGGTAAGAAAGTGTTTCTGTAAATGAGCCCTGTCGGACTCCGGTTGGCTGTTGGGTCCTTCATCTACTTTGACAGCAGGATGCGTCAATAAGGAAACGCACAAACTTTATTTTATGACTTTAAAATGCTTAGCATTAATAGCTACTCTTTAGTGAAACCTTAAAAGAATGCTCTTTAAAGCGTCATGCTTTTATTTGCAACGGTAGCTGGGTATTAACTGGCCATTAACGTTGTTGCATGTTTCCTGTCTGTCAGCCTAATTACTATTTCATTAAAGCACTGCTAGCTAGTTCGCTGAATGTGTTACCCCGGTTTTCCTATGCTAAAATTGCTTGACCATTGAGACGAATTATTACAGTAGCTTTGTATTCAAAGCATGTCGTGGTTCTCAGCATCTTATTGGGTATGGCTGAGGGATACTGATATAATTTTTCTCCGCTCATCATTTTGTGGATAATATATTCTTGTGTTTGGTCCTTTTCCTGCACCACCTGGTTGTTTTTTCACCAGGTTGCTGTTAACCAGCACTTTCTAATTACATTATACCGTGTCTTCTGTATTGTACCCAATATTATCAGAATATGTAAGCTTGTACCCAATATTATCAGAATATGTAAGCTTGTACCCAATATTATCAGAATATGTAAGCTTGTACCCAATATTATCAGAATATGTAAGCTTGTACCCCTATTATTGGAAGACCTAAGCTACCCATGtcattgtttaaagtaaaaTGTTTCCTTGCTCAAAAGGAGATCTTGTACTTTTTGTTCTACTGCCTCCTAGTTTCTGTTCGGTACCTTGTCCTTTTAAATATCGGCAGTTGTGTGGCTCTGGAGCCCTTTTTCCTTTTCGCTGCTAGATTCTGTTTCTCGTGCTCCTGGGCAGGATGACTTCGACGTGGACCACTTCGTGGCGGAGTGCCGCAAGCGTGTGCAGCTGGAGGAGATGCGTGAGGACCTGGAGCTCTACTACAAGCTCCTCAAGACGGCCATGGTGGAGCTCATCAACAAGGACTATGCAGACTTCGTCAACCTTTCCACAAACCTGGTGAGTCTTTGTTCTGTCTGTCCTTCTGATGGTCCGTATAAGTTTCAGGAGCAGTACTGATATGCATAAGCATGTCACCTATTATTTAACACAAGCTGGTACTTATTAGTACAGTGGTTTATTAAAAGGCTTTTTGTTTTATCTGTGTGAAAATTCAGTAAACTTCATCAAACATCTTTTTGAAAACCAGCAGGCTCTAAGATTTTGTACACTTAAGGGAAATCATTTACATAAAGGATATACATGTTTAGTCAATTTAAGGACTGTAGTTTaagatatatttttaaattgtctGGCTTTATTAGCTGATTTAATGAACTAGTGATGAAAgttgtggaaacacctagcatttttggcattgcgctttaaaaatgactacacaaattttggcagtaatgtttataaacaatcaaagaatgttacaattATCAATCATTGgacaattaaataagtaacagGAGCAACggttgaataaagttctgcaatctctaaaaattggaagtgaTTCCACAATTTTGGCTACTACTGTAAATCACCATACAGTTAGACGGTGATGTTAAAGggattattatgattattattattattattattatataaccATCATTTAGTATTTAAAAACCCTGATGCTATCACAGGCTGTTTCAAAGACAAAGTGATGCCTGACAGAATGTATCAGTTACAATGTTGTTAACTGCATTTTTGATCTTCCCCCCATCAGGCTGGCATGGATAAGACCCTCAGCCAGCTGTCTGTTCCCCTTGGCCAGTTACGGGAAGAAGTGCTGGTGAGCAGCCCAGTACTGCCCTTTCATTAGGATCTTAGTTTGATCCCCATGTAAAATTCTGTTATCCATCCCTTCTGCTGTATTTTGGTTGTCGTGATCTGTCCCTGAGTGACTTCCTGCTCATTGTATCTGTGGCCGATTTCTCTCTGAAAGAGTCTCCGGTCATCTGTACATGAAGTCATTGAAGCCATAGACGAGAGGTTATGCAAGCAGGATGATATACAGAAGAAGAAGGTAAATCAGTGTAAAGAGCCATTTGCTTTAAATAGACCTCGTATACACGCACCTCATGGTGGGTCATGTGCTGTTAATACTCTGGGCTCAGTCTGCCGCTTCATACAGGCTCGGAACGCAACAAGTCTTTATTTTCACATAAAAGCAACTATTTCATGGGGAAtgtgtttgtatatttttattttgtgctctctctctcactcttacAGATGTGTGTTTTGAGACTTATCCAAGTTGTGAGATCAGTGGAGAAGATTGAGAAGATTCTCCACACTCAGAGTTCCAAGGACACGGCCTCTCCAGAAGTAAACAGGTAGTTCTCCGGCCCTGAATGTCGTTGATGTTCCACGAGAGTGTCCGTGTAGAAAAGCAGTCTGCCTGGCTTATTTCAGTTTCTCCTGCTATTACTAACGAATTTCGAAAAGGGGACATTTTGACCAGTAGGGGTCAGTAGTCCCCACTGATCCAATGCCTTTACTGCTGAAATCTCTTAGTAGGTATAACTGGATTTCTAGGTAATGAGCGTCTGCTAGTGCTGTGTTTCTGTATGACTTAATAATTGTGCCTTTTGTTGACGAGACTTAATTTAGACTCACTCTATGCCAAAACATCACAAGATTGATGAAAGCTGAATATTTTGGCAGTGTTGACCCCGTTGTTCATGGTCAATGAAAAGATGCAACTGAGGTTTAAAACCACCGTTAGCATAGTGTGTATTTTTCAGTCTATTTGTGTAATTTTGCCAGTTTAGGAAAAAACACATGACAAAATGAACTGCTTTCTTTGGCTCGTTAAGGCATGCTGTTATTGCCAGTGTGTCGCCCCTCCCTGTCGGCGCCACCTGTTGACCAGACTGCGTTGGCTCTCTGTGTTTGTCTAGCCCTCCGCTCGCCGGGCAGATTCTGGAGCGGATCGCCACTGAGTTTAACCAGCTGCAGTTCCACGCAGTGCAGAGCAAAGGCATGCCACTGGTGGACCGCGTTCGGCCGGTGAGTGCCACTGCAGTGTGACATTATGGGGCACTGGGACACCGAGGGGGCGGGTTTGGCTCACGCTGGACTGCAGCAGCGGTAGCCTTTGGTTCTGAGCCGTCGCATTAACTTTATACGGTTTTGTTTTTGCACCATTTTGCTTGTGTGGGGTAGTAATGAATAGCGgtgtaatcccccccccacccgcccgtCTCCATGGCAGCGCATTGCCGGCATCACGGCCATGCTGCAGCAGTCCCTGGAGGGCCTGCTAGTGGAGGGTCTGCGCACCTCCAGTGTGGACATGGTGAGGCACTGCCTGCGCACCTATGCCACCATCGACAAGACGCGGGACGCCGAGGCGCTGGTGGGGCAGGCGCTGGTCAAGCCCTATGTGGAGGAGGTGAGGGAGCCGCGTATCACCCGCACCCAGGTGCCGCCCCCTCTGCTGGGCCCGCCCCCTCTGCTGGGCCCGCCCCCTCTGCTGGTGCCCTCCCCCACCGTCAGCCTTATACTGCCCCCGCAGGTTGTGGTAGAGCAGTGCACCAAGTCTGGCCCCCCCGCCCTGCAGAACATGTACGGGAAGCTGCTGGAATTTGGGCCACACCACTGCCGGCTGCTGAGGGAAGTGACGGGTGGGGCCATCTCCAGGtacctgtttggggggggggcatctccaggtacctgtttggggggggggggggggggcatctccagGTACCTGTCtgtagggatgggggggggcatctccagGTACCTGTCtgtagggatgggggggggcatctccaagtacctgtttggggggggggcatctccaAGTACCTGTCtgtagggatgggggggggcatctccaggtacctgtttggggggggggcatctccaAGTACCTGTCtgtagggatgggggggggcatctccaggtacctgtttggggggggcatCTCCAGGTACCTGTCtgtagggatggggggggcatcTCCAAGTACCTGTCtgtagggatggggggggggggcatctccaAGTACCTGTCtgtagggatgggggggggcatcttcaAGTACCTGTCtgtagggatggggggggggcatctccaAATACCTGTCtgtagggatggggggggggcatcttcaAGTACCTGTCtgtagggatggggggggcatcTTCAAGTACCTGTCtgtagggatggggggggggcatctccaAATACCTGTCtgtagggatggggggggggcatctccaAGTACCTGTCcgtagggatgggggggggggcatctccaAGTACCTGTCtgtagggatggggggggggggcatctccaAGTACCTGTCtgtagggatggggggggcatcTCCAAGTACCTGTCtgtagggatgggggggggcatctccaAGTACCTGTCtgtagggatgggggggggggcatctccgAGTACCTGTCCGtagggattggggggggggcatctccgAGTACCTGTCCGTagggatgcggggggggggcatctccgAGTACCTGTCcgtagggatggggggggggcatctccgAGTACCTGTCcgtagggatggggggggggggcatctccgAGTACCTGTCtgtagggatggggggggggggcatctccgAGTACCTGTCtgtagggatggggggggggggcatctccgAGTACCTGTCtgtagggatggggggggggggcatctccgAGTACCTGTCtgtagggttggggggggggcatctccgAGTACCTGTCTGtagggatgggggaggggcatctCCGAGTACCTGTCCGTagggatggggggagggcaTCTCCGAGTACCTGTCCGTagggatggggggagggcaTCTCCGAGTACCTGTCCATTGGGGTGGGGCATGTGTCTCCCTGATGAGTGGTTTTGTGGTGACAGGTCTTGGTTTCGTGTGTGACATGCAGTTGCCCTGTACCTGCAGGGCTCTAACCCTGTCCCCACTGTGCTTCGTATTGCAGTGACAAGGCCGATATCGTTCCCGGGTACGACTTCATGGTGAACTCGGTATGGCCGGAGATGGTTAGAGCCCTGGAGGAGAGGGCCCCCTCGCTCTTCAGTCCCGGGAACCCTGATGTCTTCTACGAGGTCAGTGCCATGGTTAGCCTCTGCgtgacccccaaccccccccgccATAGGTTCTCAGTATGCCTGTGACTCCCCCCACAGAAGTACACCATCAGCATGGAGTTTGTGCGGCGGTTCGAGCGGCAGTGTGGTTCCCAGGCCAGCGTGAGGCGCCTGCGAGCGCACTCAGCATACAAGAGTTTCCAGAACAAGTGGAACCTTCCAGTTTATTTCCAGCTCCGGTGAGTGAATCCCGCTGTCGCTGTGCTGTTAAACTGGAGAGACCTCAAAATGTCTTAACATCCACCTTAAAATCCATCTGTGCCCTGACTTCCTGTTTGCTGCGTCAGTCGGCCATGTTGCCGTCATCGGCTGTGTGGGTAGATACCCATCACagtcaggggcggattaacgcacaggctagatatggcttaagcctaggggccccacgtgtgtcagcctgcaagggggcccccattggcgcggaggggggcggggttggggggcccacagactactgtagcctaggggcctctgtacaccttaatccgcccctgatcACAGTGGtgctctctctgtctgccagtGGGTTCCTGTCCCCCGCAGATAAGGATCCGGTCAGGGCAGAGATCGATTAGCATGTTTGCTGTCATGGATTCCGTGCCAAGGTCCGCAGGAATTGCGCTGTGTTCTCCGGCCTTCGTTTTCTCGTCCCCCTGTCATCCCTCCCCTCCGCACGGCCGCTGCCCTTCTCTCTTATTCCCCTCGTCTGTTTGCGCTCGTTCTCGGTGTCGCCACATTTCTGTAATTCTGGGGCGGGTGACAGTCGTTCTGTCTGTGTGACAGGGTGACCGCTGCTCGGTGGGGAGGCTTGGCAGTGCTGCGGAAATGCCGCTTCACAGGCCTCTGGGTGAACGCAGGGACCCCCAAACTGTCAAACACGCAGCGTCTTATCTGTGTCTCCTGTAGCCCTTTCGCCACATGACGCTCAGGTTTGATTGGGTAACACGACAGATGGAGACAAAGAGACGGCCTCCCCTCGCATTACGATCTTTTGGCCAGAGGGTTTGTGCCGACTGCCAATGATTAACCTCATCCCTCCCCCAGCCAGCCGGGTTACGTTCGATTCCTCTGTTTGAGTTTGCTTCTTGCCGTGCGTGATGCTGGTGACGTTCCTGACGAGCGGCATGTGATTCGAGAGCGAAAcggcgccccctcctggtgtCTGTTTTAAGTACAGCTTAAAAATCAACATCGGGGGTGGTGCAGAACAGAGGGTCACAAGGTCTCGTCTAGTCCTGTCATCGACTGTCAATGCAATGCTGAGTGTGCTTGGCATGTTGCTTAATCCCCCCCCCATATCTGCACCTGCAGTTACAAGGAGATCGCAGGCAGTCTGGAAAACGCCATAACGGAGTGCTTGGTGGAGGCTCCAGGTCAGTGTCGGGTCTCGGGCGCTAGGTGGCGCTGTGCAGGGTGGGCCTGTTGGACGGCAGTAGTGACGTTTGCCCCCTCCACTTCAGCAGGTGGCGCCTTCCGCCTGCACGTCTCCCACATGCTCTGGACCTGCCTGCTGCGCTGTTGGGCCGAGGGCGTCTACCTGCCCCAGCTGGCCCATCGCTTCTGGAAGCTgacactgcagctgctgtccCGCTACTCCACCTTCATGATGGAGGTGAGCCCCTCCGGCCCACACACTGAGATCAGGGCGCGACGGCGCTGACCCGGCGCTGCCCCGCCGCTAACCCGCCGCTGCCCCGCCGCTAACCCGGCGCTGCCCCGCCGCTAACCCGGCGCTGCCCCGCCGCTAACCCGGCGCCTCGTGACGGGGGCCTTTCTCTCCGCAGGTGCTGACGCGTGTCCCGGCCGCCAATGTAGGCAAGGAGCCGCCGAAGCCCCTCCCCAGCTCGGCCTCGTCCACGTCGAGCCGCACCTCCCAGGAGGACACGGGCAGCGAGGCAGCTGGGCCCACGGCGCTCACCAGCCGGCAGATGGCCTTCGTCATGGCCGACCTGGACACGCTGCAGGAAAAGGTGCTGCTTTGCGGGGGGTCCGGGGGACAGGCAGGGTTCGTAATTAAACAGGGTTAATCTCAGCGGGGGGAGCTTCCAGTCTGCAGAGTAACGATGGCGTATCTAATTACGAACACCCTCACTCTCTGTGGTCTGAGTACGTTAAGATGCATTCCATTAACATGTTATACACAGCAGcaaaacacacattaaaatgAAGGTttactccacccccccacacagatTCCAGAACTTTCTGACATCATCCGACAGAAGCTGGAGCTCATTGGCTTCACCAGCTTCACTATGGTTTCAGGTATGCGTCCCCCATTACCGTGGGACGAGGCCTTCCTCGTCATTTCACTGTGGTCTGAGATCTGCAGACTCTGATTTGCTGCTGTGCTGAAGCTGACATCCAACCCTGCCATTACCCAGAATCCTTGGCAGACTCCCAGGCAGCCCTGTCTAGCTGCATTCCCGCTGTCAGCCGGCAGGTCACGCAGCACCTGGGGGAAAGGTGTTTCAGTTACCTGAGGAGTGCTTCTGAAGTGCCCCGCCTCTACCGGCGCACCAACAAGGTGAGTTCTGCGGCCCCAgtgaggccccgcccaccctcaatgccctgccCATTTTCACCCAGTGGGGCCACAcccaccctcaatgccctgccCATTTTCACCCAGTGGGGCCACAcccaccctcaatgccctgccCATTTTCACCCAGTGGGGCCACAcccaccctcaatgccctgccCATTTTCACCCAGTGGGGCCACAcccaccctcaatgccctgccCATTTTCACCCAGTGGGGCCACAcccaccctcaatgccctgccCATTTTCACCCAGTGGGGCCACAcccaccctcaatgccctgccCATTTTCACCCAGTGGGGCCACAcccaccctcaatgccctgccCATTTTCACCCAGTGGGGCCACAcccaccctcaatgccctgccCATTTTCACCCAGTGGGGCCACAcccaccctcaatgccctgccCATTTTCACCCAGTGGGGCCACAcccaccctcaatgccctgccCATTTTTACCAATGAGGCCACAcccaccctcaatgccctgccCATTTTCACCCAATGGGGCCCCGcccaccctcaatgccctgccCATTTTCACCCAGTGGGGCCACAcccaccctcaatgccctgccCATTTTCACCCAGTGGGGCCACACCCACCCTCGATGCCCTGCCCATTTTCACCCACTGAGACCACAcccaccctcaatgccctgccCATTTTCACCCACTGGGGCCACACCCACCCTCGATGCCCTGCCCATTTTCACCCACTGGGGCCACACCCACCCTCGATGCCCTGCCCATTTTCACCCACTGGGGCCACACCCACCCTCGATGCCCTGCCCATTTTCACCCACTGGGGCCACACCCACCCTCGATGCCCTGCCCATTTTCACCCAGTGGGGCCACACCCACCCTCGATGCCCTGCCCATTTTCACCCAGTGGGGCCACACCCACCCTCGATGCCCTGCCCATTTTCACCCAGTGGGGCCACAcccaccctcaatgccctgccCATTTTCACCCAATGAGGCCCCACTCACTGCCACCCAGCTAGCTTAAGGTGTCCTCTCTCTAAGCATATTTTACACCGGAGTTCATGTTGTATCTGTTACTAAAGCTTTCGCCGTCTGCCTCCACAGGAAGTCCCCACCAGGGCCTCTGCCTACGTGGACAGCGCCTTGCGGCCGCTGCTCCAGTTGCAGAGCGACTTCAGGGATATGCTGAGGCCCCCCATCATCGAGGAATGGCTGCGCATCACGCTCTGTGATTGCACGCAGAGGTAACCCATAGTGACCAGCCGGGCCCTCCTCCCATTGGTCACTCATAGACCATGTAACCTTGATGTGAAGGATAGTGGAAGTTATTATGATCTACATGCTGTCTGCTCTTAGTTAtgttcagatatgtgttgacTTCATCACTTTTTTGGCCGCCATGGACACAGGTACCATGAGACCATATCGGATGTGCTGAGTTCAGTGAAGAAGATGGAGGAGAGCTTAAAGAGGCTGAAGCAGGCCAGGAAGACGGCGACCTCCAACCCTGCGGGTTCCGGCGGAGGCCCCACGGATGACAGCAAGATCCGGCTGCAGCTGGCTCTGGATGTCGAGTACTTGGGAGAGCAGGTGAGCCTTCCTCCTGGTCCGAAGCCCATTCTGTTTGCACCTCATCCAGAAACTTCTGGAAACGAGGAATGCGTTTATGCCGTTCTCCCCCACCCACTGCAGATCCAGAAAATGGGTCTTCAGCCCAGCGACGTGACGCTGTTCCCCGCCCTCCTGGAGCTGGTCCAGGGGGCCCGGGACACTGTCCCCTCCGAGGCCCCCGCACCCCAGTCCACACAGCCCGCCGGCCTGTGACTGTCTGTGACACTGCGTCATCTCCATGGGAATGCGATTCCCTACAAACGCCGATGCTAGAGCTCCGGATTGGACCAGGGGCCGTCCTGGGGTTACCTCCATCATGCGCAGACGGCGTCGGCTGGAGAGGCGGAGGACAAGCGTTTGGTGAAATATTTATATCCTGTTTCTGCAGAAGGAACATAAGCTGGTGTTTTGGGGGCTTCAATCAGAGGCATCAGGGCTGAGCTTAAGCGGCAGATTTCTGGTAAAGGGTCGCTGTCCGCTATGATTGGAGATGCAGGACTTCATGATGTCGAATCGCGGCGCTGGAGGACTTTGCAGTCTTCCTCACAAGCACTGAGGTGCTGAATCTGGTGGACAGGACTGATTGTAGTGATGCCTTGTAAGGAAAAATCAGATTCATTTTTTAAGGTCTTTGGGAAGTTATGTCTGCACAAAACTGTCTGCTGAAGGCGCTGTTTGAAATTTTCGAAATGTTCGACTGCCCCGTCAATAAAAGATTACTGTGCTGTGAAGCTCTACTGCGGTTATCTTGTTGAATCTTTGATCCTGCGCATCTGTGTCTTAATCCCCATCCTTCTGGGATTAGGATCGTTGTTCTTATAATCCGCAGTCTTCCTGCTGAAGCAGAAATTACCTCTGTGATCCAGAAAAAGTCTGGCCAGCCAACCCGGGCCATGCTAATTGTCTTCTATAATTAAAACATGTGTCCCCCGTTGTGAATGGGGCCACAGCCATCAGGGGGCACTGTTTTACGCTCAGTATAAAAATGGTTTATGCTTTGTCAGTTCCCTCGATGAGGTGTAAACGATTAAAATGGCCTGAGGGAAGGGAGGCGTTTTGCGACAGAGGACACGGCTCAGATGACTGAGCAGCAGCTCTGCACGCTGAGGAGAGGTTACTGTCCCTGCGTGGCGCAAATGTTCCTTCATACCTCTCTGCGGTGTTTGTCAATGGTGACTAAGTGAGGAACCATTTCTTAGGTTTGACCTTGCGGAAGACGCTAGGAAAAAGTGTGCATGCTAGCAGTTTATTTACACATAGCATTTATTCGCATAAGAGGTTTTCATATGTGCAGCATTGAAGAGAAGCAAAGAAAATgtcagttttgttttgcttaggaATACATCTTATTCCGACTTTATTATAACATAATTCTTGACATCAAAAATAAACTGCacaatacaaaaatactaaTTCAGCAAATATGTCTCCTTTAATACTTTTGATGAATGCTATTTCCCTGCTTGATACACTCCAGCTGTGTGTCCTGATATGTCAGATGCTTGCAGAATAAGCAATGCAACTGAAATCACTGGTTGGGTAGGATTTTGTGATTTGGTTGAATAATTATCTGCTTTGCTTACTTCTTACCATGATCAGAAGAGGAAAACAGGTCAGAAACTGCTGCTGCACTGGAAGGGCGATCCACTCTTACAGTTCACGATGGAATTAATGGCCCGAAATCAAACATGACGTTTCTAAGGGTCGCAAACAATCCGTAGAGTGCCCTAGATGAATGCACAAGGCCTCAGGGAAACACACTTTTAATCTCGTTACATGCAAATTCAAAAGAAAGATTGGCTCTCATGCATGTGGGAACCCAGCTAACTTTTAGTGAAGTCCTTCAGTAGACATAGTTGCAGTCAGAACAGAAGGTTTTCCCAAATCCTTAGAGGCTGGGGTTGGTTATTCTCCCAAGCAGAAGGATGGCATTCGAGTTCTCCTCCACCACTGCGAAGAAGAAGGGCCTGTTGACCACGAACTTCAGGGGCACCATATCGACCACGGGACCGACAGGGTCCTCCTCGCCTTCCTCGGACACCTGGAAGCCCACGTGGCTCAGCACCTGCGGACCAGAGACATTCTGTTGTGTTTTACTGCTTGTAGATCCTCTGTTGTCGAGACGTTCAGTGGGAATGACAGAGagtcaaacaaaatacaggaatTCTGCAGAAATTCTATGTAACATTATCCCTTATtatgaaaataatatataacgTCACCTGGTCCAGCCTGAAGTCCTCCTTGGTGCTGAGCCTACTGAAGTCAGCACCTTCATCCAGCAGGTATGAGAGCTTCATGTCAGACAGGATGCCCTTGAGGTCACTTGTGCTGTTCAGTGAGAACTTGGGCAGGGACACTTCGAGCAACCTGCAAGTCAAAGGCGTCCTTGTTGACAATGTTCTTCAGTTCAGCTCCTGCTGTCTCTGCGGCATTAAATCACAGCCCCAGACTAATGGACTCTCCTCCGCAAAAGCATTTGCAGTGACTGTGAAATGCTCTTGGACTACTGCCAGCTGTGTCCTTGGACAAGCTGGCAAATGAGAAGTCCAGATGTATACCATACTCCGCTAACCATGATGATATTCTTTATACAGGTAATTACATTTAGGCTCCATTAGACAATAAGTACCGAGTGCTTGGTTCATATTGGATCCTCCATGTCAGATGGTGTTTATGTTCAACGGCACCTTGGACAAGGCCTTACCCTTCCTTAAATTGCTGCTGCCAGCTTGAGAGAAGCTTGGTGGAGAGCTGATCTTCCACGTGGTCCAGGCTGGTCCCCTTGTGCGGAAGAGCTGTCAGGATGTAGACCTTTTTCTTCAAGGGCATCTTGACCACTGTGCTCTTTGTGGCTTTGTCGTCCACATACATGAAGTTTCCCACACGGCTCATAAGAGGGACAGGAACACTGGTCTTGTCATCGACCCAGAAGTTTTGCAGGGATGTTGCCTCTGGCCGGAACGCTGTCCTCCACCGCCCTGAGAAGAAGATGGACAACATGCCAAGGCAGGAAACGACGTCTCTCATGTAATAAAGTAGAGGCACTTGTGGAGAATGTGTGTCGCCTTTAGTCATGAATGCTTACCCTTGAAATGGATGGAGCTGGCAAACAGGAGGTTTGTGGATGGGCTGATGTCGTCAAACAGCTGCTCGACCTTGCTGGCCGACGTCCTCTGGATGAAGGAGTTGACCTGGGTCTCAGCGCCCCCAGCCTGGTCGAAGTCTACCGAACGTACGAAGGAGGCGTCTGAGTAGTCTTGCGTGCCCCGCACGAACTCGCGTGACAGGTCCCCCTCTCTGCCCACGAAGGTCCACGTGTGGGTCCTGAGCTCGTCGCCGGCGCTCTCGTTGAGCTGGCTGCTGATGTGTCGGAGTGTCCGGAGGACCTTGTGGCCATCAAACAGCGGCAGGCAGACCTTCTCGGTGTCAGCGCTCAGGCCCAGCAGCCTTTGGAGGCTGTCAGCTGTTACATTGGAGGCACCCAGA
The nucleotide sequence above comes from Paramormyrops kingsleyae isolate MSU_618 chromosome 3, PKINGS_0.4, whole genome shotgun sequence. Encoded proteins:
- the agt gene encoding angiotensinogen; translated protein: MPRVLGLLLMLVAVVQTAANRVYVHPFNLFAYNNFTCEIAQAQAHKPPEMLKPSLMDPQGSIEPDGTTPQEESETDQAINQKAAVLGELLNSLGLRLYGTLRQGKAANTLFSPGNAFGILSTFYLGASNVTADSLQRLLGLSADTEKVCLPLFDGHKVLRTLRHISSQLNESAGDELRTHTWTFVGREGDLSREFVRGTQDYSDASFVRSVDFDQAGGAETQVNSFIQRTSASKVEQLFDDISPSTNLLFASSIHFKGRWRTAFRPEATSLQNFWVDDKTSVPVPLMSRVGNFMYVDDKATKSTVVKMPLKKKVYILTALPHKGTSLDHVEDQLSTKLLSSWQQQFKEGLLEVSLPKFSLNSTSDLKGILSDMKLSYLLDEGADFSRLSTKEDFRLDQVLSHVGFQVSEEGEEDPVGPVVDMVPLKFVVNRPFFFAVVEENSNAILLLGRITNPSL